A segment of the Deltaproteobacteria bacterium genome:
CCCCCTGGCCTCCTGGTTCGTTGATAACCCGCACCTCATCCTTTACGCTTACGAGAATCTGGCCTCGGACTGGGTCACGTTGTTTACCTGGGACGCGGACAACGTCGAATCCTTGAAGGCCCAGGGATTCCGGCGTGTTGAGTATCTGCCCCTGGCCACGGACCCGCATCGTTTCACTCCGCGCCACGTTCGCCCCGCGCGTGATGTGGCCTTTGTCGGCAATTCCATGGTGTACAAGGTGCGCGCCAAACTGGAAAAGAATGCTTTTCCCGCCGCCCTGACCGAGGATTTGGCGCGACTTGGCCGGGCTTTCAAGGACAGTGGCGAGTTGTCCGTGGCCGCGTTTTTGTCCCAGGAGTTTCCGGACTTGGCGGCCCTGTTCCGTGACCTGCCGGATATAGAAACCCGGCTGGACTACGAAACCCTGATCACCTGGCAGGCCACCTTGGATTATCGTCTGGAGCGCGTGGCCGAGCTGTTGCCGTTTGCGCCCTTGGTGGTCGGAGATCGGGGGTGGTTCGAGCTGCTGCCCGCGTCCGGATGGCAGCATCATCCGGAACTCAATTATTACGCGGAACTTCCGGCGTTTTATCCGGCCACCCGGATCAATTTCAACTGCACCAGCCAGCAGATGAAGGGTGCGGTCAACCAACGGGTGTTCGATGTGCCGGTATGCGGTGGTTTTCTGCTCACGGATCACCGCCGGCAAATGGAAGACTTGCTCGAACCGGGTCGGGAAATCATTTGCTATGAGGACAAGGCCGAGATTCCCGATTTGGTGCGTTTTTATCTGGCCCACGACACCGCCCGGAACCGGATCGTCGCGGCCGGCCGTCAGCGCATCTTGGCCGAGCACACGTACGATCTGCGTCTGGCCGCCCTGGCCCGGAGCATGCGCCGCATTCATGGCTAAGCCCATTCTGATCATCCAGATGCAGCGCATGGGGGACCTCATCCTGTCCTTTCCCTTGATGCTGTGGTTGGAGCGGACTTTTCCCGGCCATCCGATTTGGGTCATGGCCGAGCCCCGTTTCGCCGCGCCCCTGGTCCGAATCAGTCCCAACGTGCGCTACGTGGGATTTGATCGCCATGACCTGGTGACGCGGGAAAAATTCGCCCTGGTCGTCAATTTGAGTCATCGCCCGGAAAGTCTGACCCTGGCCGGGCAACTGGAAACCGAAGCCCTTATTGGCGGATATGTCCGCAATGGCATCCATCGTATTGCCGGAACCTGGCAGGAATACCGGACTTCGTTGACCCACAATAATCGACACAACTGTTTTCATTGGGCGGATTTGAATGCCCTGGATGTCATTCCCTTGGCGACCATGGCCGCCACGCGTTGGCCCGCGCCGCGGACCATGGCCTCCAGTGGGCGCAAGGTCGGCTTGTTTCTGGGGGCGAGCGATCCGGGCAAGCGACCGGGCGTGGCGTTTTGGGCGGGCTTGGTGGGTGAATTGGAACGCCGGAAATGGGTGCCGATATTGCTTGGCGGCCCGGCGGAAAAGGCATTGGGCCGCGAGGTACGCTCCGCTGCAGGGCATGGCGTGGCCAATGCCTGCGGAACCCTCGGGCTGGACCAGTTTGCCGTGTTGGGGCAAAGCTTGGCGGCCATGATCACGCCGGATACCGGCCCCATGCATCTGGCGGCCTGGTCGGGGTTGCGGGTGCTCAATCTGTCCATGGGGCCGGTTCATGCCTGGGAAACCGGGCCCTACCAGCCAGGTCATGTGGTGCTGCGGTCCGCGCGGGATTGCGTCGGCTGTTGGCAGTGTCGCTTTGAAACGCCGCGTTGTCATGAATCCT
Coding sequences within it:
- a CDS encoding glycosyltransferase family 9 protein, whose product is MAKPILIIQMQRMGDLILSFPLMLWLERTFPGHPIWVMAEPRFAAPLVRISPNVRYVGFDRHDLVTREKFALVVNLSHRPESLTLAGQLETEALIGGYVRNGIHRIAGTWQEYRTSLTHNNRHNCFHWADLNALDVIPLATMAATRWPAPRTMASSGRKVGLFLGASDPGKRPGVAFWAGLVGELERRKWVPILLGGPAEKALGREVRSAAGHGVANACGTLGLDQFAVLGQSLAAMITPDTGPMHLAAWSGLRVLNLSMGPVHAWETGPYQPGHVVLRSARDCVGCWQCRFETPRCHESFAPTRVVRVLEAMAHGQGLARLKPPGLEILATGRDALGLYDLAHLWSRPCAGQAVSAYWRAFWAHAFGLAGDEKCRRAAGELWSNHERLARGMARAGLEFVREVSSSMSDPGRFVGHWTASAPMLRPLTGYAAIHLANHDGASASVRQVLDLGELHLSLLSR